The segment AGATCAAATCGATATGCCCCGGAAGTCCGGGAAAGGGCCGTACGCCTGGTACGGGAAGCGGAAAAAGAACACAGTTCTCAATGGGCAGCAATTCAATCGGTATCAGCCAAAATTGGTTGTACGCATGAGACGCTGCGCCGATGGGTTCGCCAGTCAGAACGGGATCAAGGCGAACGAGCTGGGCTGACAACGGATGAGAAGGCGCTACTGAAGCAGCTGCAACGTGAGAATCGGGAGCTGAAACAGGCTAACGAAATCCTACGTAAGGCATCAGCTTTTTTCGCCCAGGCGGAGCTCGACCGCCGACCGAAGTGATGGTGTCGTTCATTGACGAACATCGAGATGCCCATGGGGTCGAGTCGATTTGCAAGCAGTTGCCAATCGCCCCGTCGACATATTACGAAGCCAAGGCACGCCAGACCGATCCATCAAGGTTACCGGCCAGAGCACATCGAGATGCAGAGCTGATACCTGAGATTGTCCGTGTATTTGAAGACAACTTTCAGGTCTATGGTGCCAGGAAGATCTGGCGGCAATTGAACCGGGAGAATTGGGAAGTGGCCCGGTGCACGGTGGAACGTTTGATGGCGCAACTTGGTATTTCAGGCGCAATCCGCGGCGGCAAGAAATACCGCACGACGATCCCTGATGAGTCAGCAGACAGACCTGCTGACCTGG is part of the Gammaproteobacteria bacterium genome and harbors:
- a CDS encoding IS3 family transposase (programmed frameshift); protein product: MSRSNRYAPEVRERAVRLVREAEKEHSSQWAAIQSVSAKIGCTHETLRRWVRQSERDQGERAGLTTDEKALLKQLQRENRELKQANEILRKASGFFRPGGARPPTEVMVSFIDEHRDAHGVESICKQLPIAPSTYYEAKARQTDPSRLPARAHRDAELIPEIVRVFEDNFQVYGARKIWRQLNRENWEVARCTVERLMAQLGISGAIRGGKKYRTTIPDESADRPADLVQRQFRADRPNQLWVADFTYVATWTGVVYVAFVIDVFARRIVGWRVSRSMKAELVLDALEQALWARGNTEGLIHHSDRGSQYLAIRYTERLAESGIQCSVGTTGDSYDNALAESIIGLYKTEVIHRHGPWKSIDPVEYSTLEWVDWFNQRRLLGPIGDVPPVEFEQTYYEQLEESASVP